A single window of Drosophila suzukii chromosome 3, CBGP_Dsuzu_IsoJpt1.0, whole genome shotgun sequence DNA harbors:
- the Tengl4 gene encoding uncharacterized protein Tengl4 isoform X1, with protein MSTYVVASLCAVTGVTFFIFGALVQQHVSYRKIKSVMLTDPYVYQCRKHIFNALSFLGRVTKGSIINNAKGKSIVTGEQNKQFSERQDSVSIFDQFILWSRTRAYKAIMYMTFSVGQEGYPHEEIAHVAGIMKYGFPGMDEIHVYKNFILSYDRRNRIAHWVCEHVKDECLRMRDLKTLHKPNEYLADNTIPPMFSANMRDFRNSDWVGGHLASPQNYKCDILRFMEAYKFPNIVPINRGLKNHIWLRLENYVREMALKFGSVYVYTGPLFMPQRITFRNWSIRHHVMGMNTVAVPTHFFKVIIRDDGEDGDLPLMEGFVVPNADVDKEMDLRSFLCDVHDIEHFAGLKFCDGHQRDPVDLPVNAPSMTDLRGSD; from the exons ATGTCAACCTATGTAGTGGCATCATTGTGTGCTGTAACTGGAGTTACCTTTTTTATATTCGGTGCTCTTGTCCAACAACATGTATCatatagaaaaataaaatctgTCATGCTTACTGATCCCTATGTCTACCAATGCCGAAAGCATATTTTTAACGCT TTATCTTTTCTTGGGCGTGTGACTAAAGGTTCCATAATAAATAATGCGAAAGGGAAGTCGATAGTCACTGGAGaacaaaacaaacaattttCCGAACGGCAAGATAGCGTATCCATTTTCGATCAATTTATACTTTGGAGTCGGACAAGGGCGTATAAAGCA ATCATGTACATGACATTTTCCGTCGGACAAGAAGGCTATCCACATGAGGAAATCGCTCACGTAGCTGGAATTATGAAGTATGGCTTTCCGGGAATGGATGAAATACATGTCTACAAGAATTTTATTCTTTCATACGATCGTCGTAATCGTATTGCCCACTGGGTATGTGAACACGTTAAAGACGAGTGTTTAAGAATGAGGGATCTGAAGACGTTGCATAAACCGAATGAATACCTAGCGGATAATACCATACCACCCATGTTTAGTGCTAATATGCGGGACTTTAGAAACAGCGATTGGGTCGGAGGTCATTTGGCCTCCCCCCAAAACTACAAATGCGATATACTACGATTTATGGAAGCCTATAAATTTCCCAACATAGTACCCATCAACAGGGGACTGAAAAATCACATTTGGCTTCGCTTGGAGAACTATGTTAGGGAAATGGCTTTAAAATTTGGTTCAGTCTATGTCTACACCGGTCCTCTGTTTATGCCCCAAAGGATTACTTTCCGAAACTGGTCTATACGACATCATGTAATGGGCATGAACACGGTAGCTGTTCCtacacatttttttaaagtcatTATAAGGGACGATGGTGAAGATGGTGATTTACCATTAATGGAGGGCTTTGTGGTGCCAAATGCTGATGTCGACAAGGAAATGGATCTGCGATCATTTCTATGTGATGTTCATGATATTGAGCACTTTGCGGGGCTCAAATTTTGTGATGGCCATCAGCGAGACCCAGTAGATCTGCCTGTTAATGCGCCTTCCATGACCGATCTTCGAGGATCGGATTAG
- the Tengl4 gene encoding endonuclease G, mitochondrial isoform X2, translated as MYMTFSVGQEGYPHEEIAHVAGIMKYGFPGMDEIHVYKNFILSYDRRNRIAHWVCEHVKDECLRMRDLKTLHKPNEYLADNTIPPMFSANMRDFRNSDWVGGHLASPQNYKCDILRFMEAYKFPNIVPINRGLKNHIWLRLENYVREMALKFGSVYVYTGPLFMPQRITFRNWSIRHHVMGMNTVAVPTHFFKVIIRDDGEDGDLPLMEGFVVPNADVDKEMDLRSFLCDVHDIEHFAGLKFCDGHQRDPVDLPVNAPSMTDLRGSD; from the coding sequence ATGTACATGACATTTTCCGTCGGACAAGAAGGCTATCCACATGAGGAAATCGCTCACGTAGCTGGAATTATGAAGTATGGCTTTCCGGGAATGGATGAAATACATGTCTACAAGAATTTTATTCTTTCATACGATCGTCGTAATCGTATTGCCCACTGGGTATGTGAACACGTTAAAGACGAGTGTTTAAGAATGAGGGATCTGAAGACGTTGCATAAACCGAATGAATACCTAGCGGATAATACCATACCACCCATGTTTAGTGCTAATATGCGGGACTTTAGAAACAGCGATTGGGTCGGAGGTCATTTGGCCTCCCCCCAAAACTACAAATGCGATATACTACGATTTATGGAAGCCTATAAATTTCCCAACATAGTACCCATCAACAGGGGACTGAAAAATCACATTTGGCTTCGCTTGGAGAACTATGTTAGGGAAATGGCTTTAAAATTTGGTTCAGTCTATGTCTACACCGGTCCTCTGTTTATGCCCCAAAGGATTACTTTCCGAAACTGGTCTATACGACATCATGTAATGGGCATGAACACGGTAGCTGTTCCtacacatttttttaaagtcatTATAAGGGACGATGGTGAAGATGGTGATTTACCATTAATGGAGGGCTTTGTGGTGCCAAATGCTGATGTCGACAAGGAAATGGATCTGCGATCATTTCTATGTGATGTTCATGATATTGAGCACTTTGCGGGGCTCAAATTTTGTGATGGCCATCAGCGAGACCCAGTAGATCTGCCTGTTAATGCGCCTTCCATGACCGATCTTCGAGGATCGGATTAG